Proteins encoded in a region of the Nitrososphaerales archaeon genome:
- a CDS encoding XTP/dITP diphosphatase — protein sequence MRESSDMYFVTTNANKFNEVQNILSMHKIQIKMANLNLLEIQSDDLEAIAVEKAKDACRQLAATVIVEDDGLFMRSLNGFPGPYSSYVFRTIGNKGIIELMRNYDDRSATFRSVVAYCDPKNTLLTFVANVNGEIAKEIRGVGWGYDPIFIPDTLELTYAELGSKKNEVSHRKLALEKFAVWIKNYRQ from the coding sequence ATGCGAGAGTCGTCTGACATGTACTTTGTTACTACAAATGCAAATAAGTTCAATGAGGTGCAGAACATACTTTCCATGCATAAAATACAGATAAAGATGGCAAACTTGAACCTGCTAGAGATTCAATCAGATGATCTTGAAGCCATAGCTGTGGAGAAAGCAAAGGATGCTTGCAGACAATTAGCTGCAACAGTGATCGTTGAAGACGATGGACTGTTCATGCGCTCTTTGAACGGTTTTCCTGGGCCATATTCATCATATGTGTTTAGAACAATTGGCAATAAGGGAATTATAGAACTGATGAGAAATTACGATGACAGAAGTGCAACGTTCAGATCTGTGGTTGCATATTGTGACCCGAAAAATACGCTATTGACTTTTGTTGCCAATGTAAATGGTGAAATTGCTAAAGAAATACGCGGTGTGGGTTGGGGATACGACCCTATCTTTATACCTGACACATTAGAACTTACATATGCCGAACTTGGAAGTAAGAAAAACGAAGTATCGCATAGGAAGCTTGCATTGGAGAAATTCGCAGTATGGATCAAGAACTATAGACAGTGA
- a CDS encoding KEOPS complex kinase/ATPase Bud32 — protein MMLIKRGAEADIYLLDWYGRKAIGKLRKPKDYRNKILDMEIRKKRTLHEAEMISSAKRAGVPSPLLYFVDHENAAIIMQFIRGKLARDLVLDDLHVCKKMGIYAAMLHANNIVHGDLTTSNFIVNDSRLVLIDFGLSYHSDRIEDKAVDIRLIKEIMSSAHSSIFGKAFDRFIMGYRSVAGESLTSQMLRKVAEIERRGRYARVV, from the coding sequence ATGATGTTGATCAAGAGGGGCGCCGAAGCTGATATTTACCTCCTGGATTGGTACGGAAGGAAAGCCATAGGAAAGTTAAGGAAGCCTAAGGATTACAGAAACAAGATTCTAGACATGGAGATAAGAAAAAAACGTACATTGCATGAAGCGGAGATGATCTCAAGTGCTAAAAGGGCTGGAGTGCCATCACCACTGCTCTATTTCGTTGATCATGAGAACGCGGCAATTATAATGCAGTTCATTAGAGGAAAACTTGCAAGAGATCTGGTTTTAGATGATTTGCATGTATGTAAGAAAATGGGAATCTATGCAGCAATGTTGCATGCAAACAACATAGTACATGGTGATCTTACTACCTCGAATTTCATTGTAAATGACAGCAGATTGGTTTTGATAGATTTCGGTCTTTCGTATCACTCAGATAGAATTGAGGATAAAGCTGTTGATATACGTCTTATTAAGGAGATCATGAGCAGTGCACATTCATCCATATTCGGAAAGGCATTTGACAGATTTATCATGGGATACAGAAGTGTGGCAGGGGAATCATTAACCTCACAAATGCTCAGAAAGGTAGCGGAGATTGAAAGGAGGGGTCGGTATGCGAGAGTCGTCTGA
- the kae1 gene encoding KEOPS complex N(6)-L-threonylcarbamoyladenine synthase Kae1: protein MLCLGIESTAHTFSCSIVERSKDKGTILSDIRSVYKAPEGSGIHPREASRHHAEQSSVVLRDAVIAAKTKFDDIDAIAYSAGPGLGPCLRVGAVVARCLAQYHKKPLVPVNHAVGHLELGMLLTGAKDPLVLLVSGGHSMILALSDKRWRVFGETLDITIGQLLDQFGRDAGFASPCGARIEELALKSNTYLQLPYTVKGNDVSYSGLLTAAKKSAKNHRLEDVCFSLQETAFAMLSEATERALAFCNKKELLVVGGVAANKRLASMLRDVCKRQRTKFFVTPISYAGDCGAQIAWTGALEFNAGIRTNVEEAFVRQSWRLDTVDIIWRN from the coding sequence ATGCTTTGTCTTGGGATCGAAAGCACAGCTCATACTTTCTCTTGCTCTATAGTTGAACGTTCAAAAGATAAGGGCACAATCCTTTCCGATATTAGAAGTGTATACAAGGCCCCTGAAGGATCAGGAATTCATCCACGAGAGGCTTCTAGACACCATGCTGAACAAAGTTCTGTTGTATTAAGAGATGCGGTAATAGCTGCGAAGACGAAATTTGATGATATAGACGCTATAGCATATTCAGCGGGACCGGGTTTGGGACCGTGTTTAAGGGTTGGCGCTGTTGTTGCCAGATGTTTGGCTCAATACCATAAGAAACCTCTTGTGCCAGTAAACCACGCCGTCGGTCACCTGGAACTCGGCATGCTCCTTACGGGTGCTAAGGATCCATTGGTGCTCTTAGTTTCCGGCGGGCATAGTATGATACTGGCATTATCAGATAAAAGATGGCGTGTCTTTGGTGAGACACTTGATATAACCATAGGTCAGCTTTTGGATCAATTTGGTAGAGACGCTGGTTTTGCTTCTCCATGCGGCGCAAGAATAGAGGAACTTGCTCTGAAGTCAAACACTTATTTGCAGTTACCTTACACAGTCAAAGGTAACGACGTCTCGTACTCTGGTTTACTTACGGCTGCAAAGAAATCGGCTAAAAACCACAGGCTTGAAGATGTATGCTTTTCACTTCAAGAAACAGCGTTTGCTATGCTTTCCGAAGCGACTGAGCGTGCACTTGCTTTCTGTAACAAGAAAGAACTGCTCGTAGTCGGCGGCGTCGCAGCGAACAAACGTCTTGCAAGTATGTTAAGGGATGTCTGTAAACGGCAACGCACCAAGTTCTTTGTGACACCAATCAGCTATGCTGGTGATTGTGGGGCTCAGATCGCTTGGACCGGCGCACTTGAATTCAATGCCGGTATCAGAACAAATGTCGAAGAAGCATTCGTTAGACAGTCATGGAGACTAGATACTGTAGATATTATTTGGAGGAACTAG
- a CDS encoding redox-regulated ATPase YchF → MLLGLLGKTNVGKSTFFNAATQLNVPIANHPFTTISPNVGIAYARVKCVCKELGVKDNPAHSICIDGNRFIPVKLIDVAGLVPGAHEGRGLGNKFLDDARQADALIHVVDASGSTDSEGKPCTPGTQDPMFDIEFVEKEFDLWLTSLLSRDWDKTVREAEHQGQKLEHLLAIRLTGLAISENNISDVLSKFKTNTKPSTWSKEDLFHFCRALREKSKPILIAANKVDIPPAEENIKKMQRSGRIVIPCASEAELLLKKAASRGMIDYLSGDDKFRIKDESKLTAEQKKALELVRTLMDKIGSTGIQHVINMTCFKLLDMITVYPVEDESKFLDKKGNVLPDAYLLKAGSTAKDLAAAIHSDLARGFLYAVDVRSKQRIGTEHKLKDGDVVKIVSTMSRG, encoded by the coding sequence ATGCTCCTAGGCTTATTAGGAAAGACCAACGTAGGCAAGTCTACCTTCTTCAATGCTGCTACACAGCTGAATGTACCAATTGCTAACCACCCCTTTACGACCATCAGCCCAAATGTGGGGATAGCGTATGCAAGGGTGAAGTGCGTATGCAAAGAACTGGGCGTCAAAGACAATCCAGCGCACTCCATATGCATAGACGGTAACAGGTTCATACCCGTGAAACTTATCGATGTCGCAGGTCTTGTACCGGGAGCACATGAAGGAAGAGGACTTGGAAACAAGTTTCTTGATGACGCTAGGCAAGCAGACGCTCTTATTCACGTTGTGGATGCTTCCGGTTCCACCGATAGTGAAGGCAAGCCTTGCACTCCAGGCACGCAGGATCCTATGTTCGATATAGAATTTGTGGAAAAGGAATTCGATCTATGGCTAACATCGTTGCTAAGCCGCGATTGGGACAAAACGGTTAGGGAAGCGGAACATCAAGGTCAGAAACTTGAACATCTTCTTGCCATAAGGCTCACCGGACTTGCAATAAGCGAAAACAACATATCTGATGTTTTAAGTAAGTTCAAGACAAATACCAAACCATCGACATGGAGCAAGGAAGACCTCTTTCATTTCTGTAGAGCACTAAGAGAAAAATCAAAGCCAATTTTAATAGCAGCAAACAAGGTTGACATTCCTCCAGCTGAAGAGAACATAAAGAAGATGCAAAGATCTGGAAGGATCGTTATCCCATGTGCCTCCGAGGCAGAACTGCTTCTGAAGAAAGCTGCGAGCAGGGGAATGATCGATTACTTGTCAGGTGATGATAAGTTCAGGATAAAGGATGAAAGCAAGTTGACGGCGGAGCAGAAAAAAGCACTGGAGCTGGTTAGAACACTTATGGATAAGATAGGCTCAACAGGAATCCAGCATGTAATAAATATGACATGTTTCAAATTGCTTGATATGATAACAGTCTATCCTGTGGAGGATGAAAGCAAGTTCCTGGATAAAAAAGGCAATGTCTTACCAGACGCATATCTGCTTAAAGCCGGTTCTACTGCAAAGGATCTTGCTGCAGCTATACACAGCGACTTGGCTAGAGGATTTTTGTATGCCGTAGATGTAAGAAGTAAACAACGCATAGGAACAGAACATAAGCTGAAGGATGGCGATGTTGTAAAGATAGTCTCTACTATGAGTAGGGGATAA
- a CDS encoding AAA family ATPase: MLVITGNPGVGKHTIARIVARNLSLEVVDINEVAIKNQTIKSRNRSGYVVDLRKLSTVMRKYAGDKYIVVGHLAPYVLERNDACMVAVIRRSPYELKKVYKKRGYDAKKESDNLLAEIIGVCLYDSISKFGRNKVAEFDNTSTTPSVTAGKVVKAFKGKAKYSAGKIDWLSLIAADDKLREFANYGSR; encoded by the coding sequence GTGCTGGTTATAACTGGAAATCCTGGTGTAGGAAAGCATACAATAGCAAGGATAGTGGCTAGGAATCTTTCTCTTGAAGTTGTTGATATAAACGAAGTGGCAATAAAAAATCAAACGATAAAATCAAGAAATAGATCAGGGTACGTTGTAGACCTAAGGAAACTGTCTACAGTGATGAGAAAATACGCAGGAGATAAATACATTGTAGTAGGACACCTTGCTCCTTACGTGCTAGAGAGGAATGATGCATGTATGGTAGCTGTTATAAGGCGTTCTCCGTATGAATTGAAAAAAGTGTATAAGAAACGTGGTTATGATGCAAAAAAAGAGTCTGATAACCTTTTGGCAGAGATAATCGGCGTATGTCTTTATGATTCGATAAGCAAGTTTGGAAGAAATAAAGTTGCAGAATTCGATAACACGTCAACAACACCTTCTGTCACGGCGGGCAAGGTGGTAAAAGCATTTAAGGGAAAAGCCAAGTACAGCGCTGGAAAAATTGATTGGTTGTCATTAATAGCTGCAGATGATAAGTTGCGAGAGTTCGCAAACTATGGAAGTAGATAA
- a CDS encoding Lsm family RNA-binding protein, translating to MVDSHKFGDEISGFTGRKISLETSEGRIYNGILVSIDEKLNAIIEIVDSGEKIIISGNFVKEIRLARPFDVKAFVERLNHVFPGLVKVVENSIIVMDKIKVTERGVEGNGLAADRVRTIFEEFVREKR from the coding sequence ATGGTCGATTCGCACAAGTTTGGTGATGAGATTTCCGGTTTTACAGGTAGGAAGATCTCCTTGGAAACTTCTGAAGGTAGAATCTACAACGGCATACTAGTCTCAATAGATGAAAAATTAAATGCAATTATTGAGATTGTAGATAGTGGCGAGAAGATAATCATCAGTGGAAATTTTGTAAAGGAGATAAGGTTAGCAAGACCCTTTGATGTTAAAGCATTTGTTGAAAGGCTTAATCACGTGTTTCCTGGTCTTGTAAAAGTGGTGGAAAATAGCATTATAGTTATGGATAAGATAAAAGTTACAGAAAGAGGAGTAGAAGGTAACGGGTTAGCTGCAGATCGCGTAAGAACGATATTTGAGGAGTTCGTAAGGGAGAAAAGGTAG
- the tgtA gene encoding tRNA guanosine(15) transglycosylase TgtA: MFEVKYTDLAARIGKLETNHGFVETPAFVPVIHPVKQTVKPRVLRDMGFELLITNAYITKKKYGDDVNDIHEIIDFHGAVMTDSGGYQVLEYGNIDISPKDMAVFEQMIGSDIAIPLDKPTGFGLDRSVAERYVHQTLEAAKETISSVSNDKTIWVGPIQGGEHLDLVASSARYLDMLGYNMFALGSPTEVMESYEFKILAQMIVSAKQSIPSSKPLHLFGAGHPLTIPLAVALGCDTFDSASYMLYARDNRYMLPNATARLEELRYLQCTCEVCSRYKVQELLELDEASRTHELAVHNLYVLKSEVNAVKQAVMEGRVWEYVVQKALSHPKLAETLELFKKLSDYLEEGTPVSKERAVFLFTSLDQYRPEVSRFRRMVQNTRSRKNVLVLLPEPDEHPLYGQYKELRNMLDNSVQLAYYSPFLGIVPEEISDIFPAAHHVAVRVKFDPSEFVTFESVLRSYVNENKFEHVVGVADDFLESFLKHIEDDKVTILPYTAKMIEIADAVKSLKIKK, encoded by the coding sequence TTGTTCGAAGTAAAGTATACGGATCTTGCAGCAAGAATAGGAAAGTTAGAAACCAACCATGGTTTTGTAGAAACGCCAGCTTTTGTCCCTGTCATTCATCCGGTAAAGCAGACGGTAAAACCAAGAGTGCTAAGGGATATGGGCTTTGAACTCTTGATAACTAATGCGTATATAACAAAAAAGAAGTATGGTGATGACGTTAATGATATACACGAGATAATAGATTTCCATGGTGCTGTGATGACGGACTCTGGCGGTTACCAAGTTCTTGAATACGGCAATATAGATATCAGTCCAAAAGACATGGCGGTGTTTGAACAGATGATAGGTAGCGATATAGCTATACCTTTAGACAAACCTACAGGTTTTGGTCTCGATCGCAGTGTTGCTGAACGCTATGTGCACCAAACTCTTGAGGCTGCCAAGGAAACCATCAGCTCTGTAAGTAATGACAAGACTATATGGGTAGGCCCTATACAAGGTGGTGAACATCTTGACTTGGTTGCTTCATCTGCAAGATACCTTGATATGCTGGGATACAACATGTTTGCACTTGGAAGCCCTACCGAAGTGATGGAATCGTATGAGTTTAAGATTCTGGCCCAGATGATAGTATCAGCAAAGCAATCTATACCAAGTAGCAAACCGCTTCATCTTTTTGGCGCAGGTCATCCATTAACTATACCACTCGCCGTAGCACTTGGCTGCGATACTTTTGATTCAGCATCATACATGCTGTATGCTAGAGATAACAGGTATATGCTACCGAATGCCACAGCGAGGCTTGAGGAACTAAGGTATTTACAATGTACGTGTGAAGTTTGCAGCAGGTATAAGGTACAGGAATTGTTGGAACTGGATGAAGCAAGCCGGACTCATGAACTAGCCGTACACAACCTGTATGTTTTAAAGAGTGAGGTTAATGCTGTAAAACAAGCCGTAATGGAAGGTCGTGTGTGGGAATATGTTGTCCAGAAAGCCCTGTCACATCCCAAACTTGCTGAAACACTAGAGTTATTCAAAAAACTTTCAGATTACCTGGAAGAGGGCACGCCGGTATCAAAAGAGAGAGCAGTGTTCCTCTTTACATCACTAGACCAGTATAGACCTGAGGTTAGTCGGTTCAGGAGGATGGTGCAGAACACAAGGAGTCGCAAAAATGTGTTGGTTTTATTGCCAGAACCCGATGAACATCCATTATACGGACAGTATAAAGAATTGCGAAATATGCTTGATAATAGTGTTCAGCTGGCGTATTATTCGCCATTTCTGGGTATTGTACCGGAGGAGATTTCAGATATATTTCCTGCTGCCCATCATGTTGCTGTAAGAGTTAAATTTGATCCAAGCGAATTTGTTACATTTGAAAGTGTGCTAAGATCATACGTGAATGAGAATAAATTTGAACATGTGGTTGGAGTTGCAGATGATTTTTTGGAAAGTTTTCTAAAGCATATTGAAGATGACAAGGTAACTATCTTGCCATACACTGCAAAAATGATTGAGATAGCCGATGCTGTAAAAAGTCTAAAGATAAAAAAATGA
- a CDS encoding 4Fe-4S binding protein, with product MPVAILPDVDEQTCIGCALCVEICTALGPDVLRVKPVEGWKRGKAFVFYPERCISDGACIGVCPTKAIFWMRPMEFTPGQPVPLHKFGRFTKGWAEG from the coding sequence ATGCCAGTAGCAATACTACCTGACGTTGATGAGCAGACATGTATAGGATGCGCTCTTTGTGTAGAGATCTGTACTGCACTTGGACCAGATGTACTTAGAGTAAAACCAGTAGAGGGCTGGAAGAGAGGTAAAGCATTTGTCTTTTATCCAGAAAGATGCATCTCAGACGGAGCATGCATTGGTGTTTGTCCAACAAAGGCAATCTTCTGGATGAGGCCAATGGAATTCACACCAGGTCAACCAGTGCCACTGCACAAATTCGGAAGATTCACAAAGGGCTGGGCAGAAGGATAA